Proteins co-encoded in one Paraburkholderia edwinii genomic window:
- a CDS encoding AraC family transcriptional regulator codes for MFELTSSGEHVLDHLLAAVDLGVANFSLCDVRKGWGVSFEACSTVSLHYCLSGSATLVMDDVESLPLDAHSFVLLPAGVAYRIDAASRTAARVVDRTRVGDGLARETAPTVTVGDGAQGVVTACGELNVDGRFAADPFKALGRPLVTRFDASAGLRDQFVLLLAESARPGPGSRVLVEALLKQCLVMALRRHISDGGVHFPWAAGLADTRLAAALETMFERYASPLSVERLAQVASMSRSAFAAQFAKAFDQSPMAMLKIVRLRKAAELLATTTLPVPEVARAVGLSSRSNFSVAFQHMYHVDPTRFRLQSRSANRFVK; via the coding sequence ATGTTCGAATTGACTTCATCGGGCGAGCATGTGCTCGACCATCTGCTTGCCGCGGTCGATCTCGGCGTCGCGAACTTCTCGCTATGCGATGTGCGTAAAGGCTGGGGCGTGAGCTTCGAAGCGTGCAGCACGGTCAGCCTGCACTATTGTCTCTCCGGCAGCGCGACGCTTGTGATGGACGATGTCGAATCGTTGCCGCTCGATGCGCACAGTTTCGTGCTGTTGCCGGCGGGTGTCGCTTACAGGATCGACGCGGCGAGCCGGACGGCGGCGCGCGTGGTGGACCGCACGCGCGTCGGGGACGGTCTCGCGCGCGAGACGGCGCCGACGGTCACGGTGGGCGACGGCGCGCAGGGCGTTGTTACCGCTTGCGGAGAACTGAACGTCGATGGCCGCTTCGCGGCCGATCCGTTCAAGGCGTTGGGCCGTCCGCTGGTCACCCGTTTCGATGCATCCGCGGGGTTGCGCGATCAGTTCGTGCTGCTGCTCGCGGAATCGGCGCGCCCCGGGCCCGGTTCGCGTGTGCTCGTCGAAGCGCTGCTCAAACAGTGTCTGGTGATGGCGCTCCGGCGCCATATCAGTGACGGCGGTGTCCATTTTCCGTGGGCCGCGGGCCTCGCCGATACGCGGCTCGCCGCGGCACTCGAGACCATGTTCGAGCGCTATGCGAGCCCGCTATCGGTCGAGCGGCTGGCGCAGGTTGCAAGCATGAGCCGATCGGCGTTTGCCGCGCAGTTTGCGAAAGCATTCGATCAGTCGCCGATGGCGATGCTGAAAATCGTGCGCTTGCGCAAGGCGGCGGAATTGCTTGCGACCACAACCTTGCCGGTTCCTGAGGTGGCGCGCGCGGTCGGACTGTCGAGCCGGAGCAATTTCTCGGTGGCGTTCCAGCACATGTATCACGTCGACCCGACACGGTTCAGGCTCCAGTCGAGGTCGGCTAACCGGTTCGTCAAATAA
- a CDS encoding carboxymuconolactone decarboxylase family protein, with protein MFDMKNLTRLKKLDEKAPDVMKTFWAFDKAAFAPGALSEQTKQIIAVAVALTTQCPYCIELHTSAARKAGATDEQLTEAAMVAAAMRAGAAVTHSTHLFKD; from the coding sequence ATGTTCGACATGAAGAATCTTACCCGACTCAAGAAGCTGGACGAAAAAGCACCGGACGTGATGAAAACGTTCTGGGCATTCGACAAGGCCGCATTCGCGCCCGGCGCACTCAGTGAGCAGACCAAGCAGATCATCGCAGTGGCGGTCGCGTTGACGACACAATGCCCGTACTGCATCGAACTGCATACGAGCGCGGCGCGCAAGGCGGGGGCAACGGACGAGCAACTGACGGAGGCGGCAATGGTCGCCGCGGCAATGCGAGCCGGCGCCGCAGTGACGCACTCGACGCATCTGTTCAAGGACTAA
- the cobA gene encoding uroporphyrinogen-III C-methyltransferase codes for MGKVYLIGAGPGAADLITVRGARLLGIADVVLHDALIEPAMLEHAPHARKIAVGKRCGQRSTAQHFINKQIVDAAREHEVVVRLKGGDPMLFGRADEEMRALEAAGIDYEVVPGITAALASAAALQRSLTLRGVSRSVALATHSRAADTEAIREQVNADSLVFYMGRDSAPEIAQQLIDAGRAPATPVAIVEACSTPRERTLTLTLEGLAAGDAQQWLDAAQPSLLMIGDAFAERQRAAATVDEEEAAAKAQAQREQNGIRRVA; via the coding sequence ATGGGTAAGGTGTATCTGATCGGTGCAGGGCCTGGCGCGGCGGACCTCATTACGGTGCGCGGCGCACGCTTGTTGGGCATCGCCGATGTCGTGCTGCACGATGCGCTGATCGAGCCGGCAATGCTCGAGCATGCGCCGCATGCGCGCAAGATCGCGGTCGGCAAGCGCTGTGGTCAGCGCTCGACCGCGCAGCACTTTATCAATAAGCAGATCGTCGACGCGGCGCGCGAGCATGAGGTGGTCGTGCGTCTGAAGGGCGGCGATCCGATGCTGTTCGGCCGCGCCGACGAAGAAATGCGCGCGCTCGAAGCGGCTGGCATCGACTACGAGGTGGTGCCGGGCATCACCGCGGCGCTCGCGAGCGCCGCCGCGCTGCAGCGCTCGCTGACGCTGCGTGGCGTGTCGCGCAGCGTGGCGCTGGCGACGCACAGCCGCGCAGCCGATACCGAAGCGATTCGCGAGCAGGTCAATGCGGACTCGCTGGTGTTCTATATGGGCCGCGATAGCGCGCCCGAAATCGCGCAACAGCTGATCGACGCGGGACGTGCGCCGGCAACGCCGGTGGCGATTGTCGAAGCGTGCAGCACGCCGCGCGAGCGGACGCTGACGCTGACGCTCGAAGGCCTCGCGGCCGGCGACGCGCAGCAATGGCTCGATGCGGCGCAGCCGAGCCTGCTGATGATCGGCGATGCGTTTGCCGAGCGTCAGCGCGCGGCGGCTACGGTCGACGAGGAAGAGGCTGCCGCTAAAGCGCAGGCACAGCGCGAGCAGAACGGGATTCGCAGAGTGGCGTAA